In the genome of Raphanus sativus cultivar WK10039 chromosome 4, ASM80110v3, whole genome shotgun sequence, one region contains:
- the LOC130511511 gene encoding uncharacterized protein LOC130511511: MSSSSEEWNGNYLMIDVASSSECDGDSWFEMMSVKISKCSCCEEEEECATCDLESCEYAICKTCLEQQKNYGALESHLSGPQHKEAYSIWLETLAHISTCMPPANQPCTIRSCMRGRELITHLKDCPKKLSGKCMRCEIIWVGVCAHASHCTNRNCLIPQCRHVAEYKRSKG, from the exons ATGTCTTCGTCCAGTGAGGAATGGAATGGTAATTACCTCATGATAGATGTTGCTTCCTCGAGTGAGTGCGATGGAGATTCGTGGTTTGAG ATGATGTCAGTTAAAATCTCTAAGTGTTCTTGttgcgaagaagaagaagaatgtgcAACCTGTGATTTGGAGTCTTGCGAGTACGCAATTTGCAAGACATGCTtggaacaacaaaaaaattacgGGGCATTAGAATCTCACTTATCCGGGCCACAGCACAAGGAAGCTTATTCG ATATGGTTGGAGACACTAGCACATATCTCTACATGTATGCCCCCAGCTAATCAGCCTTGCACCATTCGTTCGTGCATGCGTGGTAGAGAGCTCATAACACATCTCAAGGATTGCCCAAAGAAACTTTCAGGTAAGTGTATGAGGTGTGAAATTATTTGGGTGGGAGTGTGTGCCCATGCAAGCCATTGCACTAATCGCAACTGCCTTATTCCACAGTGCAG GCATGTCGCAGAGTACAAGAGGTCAAAAGGGTGA
- the LOC108848825 gene encoding ribulose bisphosphate carboxylase small subunit, chloroplastic 2-like: MASSMLSSAAVVTSPAQATMVAPFTGLKSSSAFPVTRKASNDITSIASNGGRVSCMKVWPPIGKKKFETLSYLPDLSDVELAKEVDYLLRNKWIPCVEFELEHGFVYREHGSTPGYYDGRYWTMWKLPLFGCTDSAQVLKEVQECKKEYPNAFIRIIGFDNNRQVQCISFIAYKPPSFTDA; this comes from the exons ATGGCGTCCTCTATGCTCTCCTCCGCTGCTGTGGTTACCTCCCCGGCTCAAGCCACCATGGTCGCTCCATTCACGGGCTTGAAGTCTTCCTCTGCATTCCCAGTCACCCGCAAGGCCAGCAATGACATTACTTCCATCGCTAGCAACGGAGGAAGAGTTAGCTGCATGAAG GTGTGGCCGCCAATTGGAAAGAAGAAGTTTGAGACCCTCTCTTACCTTCCTGACCTTTCCGATGTTGAGTTGGCTAAAGAAGTCGACTACCTTCTCCGAAACAAGTGGATTCCCTGTGTTGAATTTGAGTTGGAG CACGGGTTTGTGTACCGTGAGCACGGAAGCACACCCGGATATTACGATGGACGTTATTGGACAATGTGGAAGCTTCCATTGTTCGGATGCACTGACTCTGCTCAAGTATTGAAGGAAGTCCAAGAGTGCAAAAAGGAGTACCCTAACGCCTTCATCAGAATCATCGGATTCGACAACAATCGTCAAGTCCAATGCATCAGTTTCATCGCCTACAAGCCACCAAGCTTCACCGATGCTTAA
- the LOC108854278 gene encoding ribulose bisphosphate carboxylase small subunit, chloroplastic 2 isoform X1: MASSMLSSAAVVTSPAQATMVAPFTGLKSSAAFPVTRKANNDITSIASNGGRVSCMKVWPPIGKKKFETLSYLPDLSDVELAKEVDYLLRNKWIPCVEFELEHGFVYREHGSTPGYYDGRYWTMWKLPLFGCTDSAQVLKEVQECKKEYPNAFIRIIGFDNNRQVQCISFIAYKPPSFTDA; the protein is encoded by the exons ATGGCTTCCTCTATGCTTTCCTCCGCTGCTGTTGTTACCTCACCCGCTCAAGCCACCATGGTCGCTCCATTCACCGGCTTGAAGTCATCCGCTGCATTCCCAGTCACCCGCAAAGCAAACAACGACATTACTTCCATTGCAAGCAACGGAGGAAGAGTTAGCTGCATGAAG GTGTGGCCGCCAATTGGAAAGAAGAAGTTTGAGACCCTCTCTTACCTTCCTGACCTTTCCGATGTTGAGTTGGCTAAGGAAGTCGACTACCTTCTCCGCAACAAGTGGATTCCTTGTGTTGAATTCGAGTTGGAG CACGGATTTGTGTACCGTGAGCACGGAAGCACACCCGGATACTATGATGGACGGTACTGGACAATGTGGAAACTTCCCTTGTTCGGATGCACTGACTCTGCTCAAGTGTTGAAGGAAGTCCAAGAATGCAAAAAAGAGTACCCTAACGCCTTCATCAGGATCATCGGATTTGACAACAACCGTCAGGTTCAGTGCATCAGTTTCATCGCCTACAAACCACCAAGCTTCACCGATGCTTAA
- the LOC108854278 gene encoding ribulose bisphosphate carboxylase small subunit, chloroplastic 2 isoform X2, whose product MASSMLSSAAVVTSPAQATMVAPFTGLKSSAAFPVTRKANNDITSIASNGGRVSCMKVWPPIGKKKFETLSYLPDLSDVELAKEVDYLLRNKWIPCVEFDTDLCTVSTEAHPDTMMDGTGQCGNFPCSDALTLLKC is encoded by the exons ATGGCTTCCTCTATGCTTTCCTCCGCTGCTGTTGTTACCTCACCCGCTCAAGCCACCATGGTCGCTCCATTCACCGGCTTGAAGTCATCCGCTGCATTCCCAGTCACCCGCAAAGCAAACAACGACATTACTTCCATTGCAAGCAACGGAGGAAGAGTTAGCTGCATGAAG GTGTGGCCGCCAATTGGAAAGAAGAAGTTTGAGACCCTCTCTTACCTTCCTGACCTTTCCGATGTTGAGTTGGCTAAGGAAGTCGACTACCTTCTCCGCAACAAGTGGATTCCTTGTGTTGAATTCGA CACGGATTTGTGTACCGTGAGCACGGAAGCACACCCGGATACTATGATGGACGGTACTGGACAATGTGGAAACTTCCCTTGTTCGGATGCACTGACTCTGCTCAAGTGTTGA